From the genome of Eublepharis macularius isolate TG4126 chromosome 12, MPM_Emac_v1.0, whole genome shotgun sequence, one region includes:
- the LOC129338664 gene encoding cytochrome c oxidase assembly protein COX19, producing MSTAMNFGSKSFKPRPPDKGSFPLDHFGECKAFKEKYMRCLRENSFENSLCRQESKEYLECRMDRQLMAREPLEKLGFKDLIEEKFEAKNEKL from the exons ATGTCGACTGCGATGAACTTCGGGAGCAAGAGCTTCAAGCCCAGGCCGCCGGACAAAGGCTCCTTCCCCCTGGATCATTTCG GTGAATGTAAAGCATTCAAAGAAAAATATATGAGGTGTCTACGAGAGAACAGCTTTGAGAACAGCCTGTGCAGGCAGGAATCGAAGGAATACTTAGAATGCAGAATGGACAG gCAACTGATGGCTAGAGAACCACTGGAGAAACTAGGATTTAAAGACCTCATAGAAGAGAAATTTGAAGCCAAGAACGAGAAGTTATAA